From Flavobacterium alkalisoli, the proteins below share one genomic window:
- a CDS encoding cupin domain-containing protein produces MPEPKTYYNPVNGEYTKILESAADTNGEYSHLEVCLKPGGGNPPHYHKKFTEEFFAVKGLLGLQYEKEDLHLQPGENRLVPIGTVHRFFNNTDEEIIFRIILRKGQPGFENFIKSLFGLVNDEKTTKRQTPKNPLYAALLLKWGDTHLKNPFFYLLTPFAGMAYFLAKVTGADTRLKNRYCR; encoded by the coding sequence ATGCCGGAACCCAAAACCTATTATAACCCTGTAAACGGGGAATACACCAAAATACTGGAAAGCGCTGCCGATACTAATGGTGAATATTCGCATCTGGAAGTTTGCCTGAAACCGGGAGGAGGCAATCCGCCCCATTACCATAAAAAATTTACAGAAGAGTTTTTTGCAGTTAAGGGCTTGCTGGGCTTGCAGTATGAAAAGGAAGATCTTCACTTACAGCCGGGAGAAAACAGATTGGTTCCTATAGGTACGGTACACCGCTTTTTTAATAACACCGATGAAGAAATAATCTTCAGGATTATTTTACGAAAGGGACAGCCGGGCTTTGAAAACTTTATAAAATCGTTGTTTGGACTGGTAAACGACGAAAAAACAACCAAAAGGCAAACACCTAAAAATCCGCTTTATGCGGCATTGCTTTTAAAATGGGGCGATACCCACTTAAAAAACCCATTTTTTTACCTGCTTACACCTTTTGCAGGAATGGCATATTTTTTGGCTAAAGTAACAGGTGCAGATACACGACTGAAAAACAGGTATTGCCGTTAA